The Flammeovirgaceae bacterium genome contains a region encoding:
- a CDS encoding YitT family protein: MSTQQRFQELKAIRIRRIQFERAVKDTFFITLGILAASFGLKGFLLPNKFLDGGVMGISLLVNQLTKTDLSLLVVVLNAPFIVIGYTQVSRLFAFKTLVAIVGLALALYWIDFPLVTDDDLLIAFFGGFFLGAGIGLSIRGGSVLDGTEVLAIYTSRKTTLTVGDIILGLNILIFSVAAYLINIETALYAILTYLVASKTVDFVVHGIEEYTSVMIVSEKSEQIKDAITNRMGRGVTILKGQSGFGKTGHRVKDMDVIFSVITRLELQKLKTEISKIDEHAFVVENSINDVKGGMIKKRPLHD; the protein is encoded by the coding sequence ATGAGTACCCAGCAGCGATTTCAGGAACTGAAGGCTATCCGCATCAGGCGAATCCAGTTTGAACGAGCTGTAAAGGACACATTTTTTATTACCCTTGGTATTCTGGCCGCATCGTTCGGACTTAAAGGGTTTTTGCTGCCCAATAAATTTTTAGATGGCGGTGTAATGGGTATTTCGCTGCTGGTTAATCAACTTACCAAAACCGACTTATCGTTGTTGGTTGTGGTGCTCAATGCGCCATTTATTGTTATCGGTTACACCCAGGTTTCCAGGTTGTTTGCATTTAAAACACTTGTTGCCATTGTCGGGCTGGCCTTGGCGTTGTATTGGATTGATTTCCCTTTGGTTACCGATGACGATTTGCTGATTGCTTTCTTTGGCGGTTTTTTCCTGGGGGCCGGCATCGGCTTATCCATACGCGGAGGCAGCGTACTGGATGGAACAGAAGTATTGGCGATTTATACCAGCCGCAAAACCACGCTTACTGTAGGTGATATAATTCTTGGATTAAACATCCTGATATTTTCAGTGGCGGCCTATTTAATCAATATTGAAACGGCCCTGTACGCCATACTCACCTACCTGGTAGCCTCCAAAACGGTTGACTTTGTTGTGCATGGCATTGAAGAATATACCAGTGTAATGATTGTTTCAGAAAAAAGCGAGCAGATTAAAGACGCCATCACTAACCGCATGGGCCGCGGGGTTACCATTTTAAAGGGCCAAAGCGGCTTTGGCAAAACCGGGCACCGGGTAAAGGACATGGATGTTATTTTCTCAGTCATTACCCGGCTGGAGTTGCAAAAACTAAAAACAGAAATTTCTAAAATTGATGAACACGCCTTTGTGGTAGAGAATAGCATTAATGATGTAAAAGGCGGCATGATCAAGAAACGACCCCTCCACGACTAA
- a CDS encoding NADH-quinone oxidoreductase subunit M, whose translation MILISLILVPALTTLAIVFAQNSKQVKVLSATGMSIQLVQSFYLLYAFLSERAYGNAEPVLFYHRFPWYNSLSISFDIGVDGISVAMIVLTAIVIFTGVFASWEVEDQYKEFFISLIVLATGVFGFFISLDLFVMFLFFELAVIPMYLLIGIWGSGKKEYSAMKLTLMLMAGSALLVVGILGIYFNSDFNGHHSFNILELVTQNFSMEMQRIFFPLTFIGFGVIGALFPFHTWSPDGHSSAPTAVSMLHAGVLMKLGGYGCLKVAIWLMPQAANELAWIFLILTSISVIYGALGVIAQTDLKYINAYSSVSHCGLVLFALLMLNKTATTGAVIQMISHGLMTALFFALIGMLYSRTHTRIVHEMGGLMKVLPFLSACYVIAGLASLGLPGLSGFVAEMTIFVGAFQHPDWFHRFITIIAVSSIVITAVYILRVVGTLLMGPVKNDEYNKFHPATWYEKLATVSLIAGIVVIGIAPLWLSDMIMNSLGTILD comes from the coding sequence ATGATACTGATATCGCTCATCCTCGTTCCGGCCCTTACCACCCTGGCTATTGTGTTTGCACAAAACTCAAAGCAGGTTAAGGTTTTATCTGCAACCGGTATGAGTATTCAACTGGTGCAATCGTTTTACCTCCTCTATGCCTTTCTTTCCGAACGTGCATACGGAAATGCTGAACCTGTATTGTTCTATCACCGGTTTCCGTGGTACAACAGTTTGAGCATCTCATTTGACATTGGTGTAGATGGTATTTCGGTAGCTATGATTGTGCTTACCGCTATCGTTATCTTCACCGGTGTTTTTGCAAGCTGGGAAGTGGAGGATCAGTACAAGGAATTTTTCATCTCGCTGATTGTGCTGGCCACAGGCGTGTTCGGGTTCTTCATCTCCCTCGACCTGTTTGTGATGTTTCTCTTCTTCGAGTTGGCCGTCATCCCCATGTACCTGCTCATCGGCATCTGGGGCAGCGGCAAAAAAGAGTACAGCGCCATGAAGCTAACGCTGATGCTGATGGCCGGGTCGGCCCTGCTGGTGGTAGGTATTCTCGGCATTTATTTCAACTCCGATTTTAACGGGCATCACAGCTTCAACATTCTTGAACTGGTCACACAAAACTTTTCTATGGAAATGCAGCGCATATTTTTTCCGCTTACCTTCATCGGGTTTGGCGTAATCGGTGCCTTATTTCCGTTTCACACCTGGTCGCCTGACGGACATAGTTCCGCTCCCACCGCAGTATCGATGCTCCATGCAGGGGTGCTGATGAAACTGGGCGGGTATGGCTGCCTGAAAGTGGCCATCTGGCTTATGCCCCAGGCCGCTAATGAACTGGCCTGGATATTCCTAATCCTAACCTCTATTTCTGTTATCTATGGTGCACTGGGTGTAATAGCCCAAACCGATTTGAAATACATTAACGCATACTCTTCCGTAAGCCACTGCGGGCTGGTATTGTTTGCGTTGCTGATGCTGAATAAAACCGCAACCACCGGTGCAGTCATTCAAATGATTTCACACGGTTTGATGACCGCTCTTTTCTTTGCTTTGATTGGCATGTTGTATTCACGCACGCACACGCGCATTGTGCATGAAATGGGCGGGCTGATGAAAGTGCTGCCCTTCCTGTCGGCATGCTATGTGATTGCCGGTCTGGCTTCGTTGGGCTTGCCCGGCCTGAGCGGCTTTGTGGCCGAGATGACCATCTTTGTCGGTGCCTTCCAGCACCCGGACTGGTTCCATCGCTTCATCACCATTATTGCGGTTTCCTCCATCGTGATAACAGCCGTATACATCCTTCGTGTGGTGGGCACCTTACTGATGGGGCCGGTTAAAAACGATGAGTACAATAAATTTCATCCTGCAACCTGGTATGAAAAACTGGCCACTGTTTCGCTGATTGCCGGCATTGTGGTTATCGGCATCGCACCGCTGTGGCTATCGGATATGATAATGAACAGCCTGGGTACAATTTTGGATTAA
- the nuoK gene encoding NADH-quinone oxidoreductase subunit NuoK, which produces MIDQVPLSHVLIVSTLMFFIGAYGFLTRKNLVTMLIGVELMLNAVNINFVAFDRYLFPSGIDGHFFALFIIAIAAAEAAVAIAIFINLYRNIRSIDVEEVDKMKY; this is translated from the coding sequence ATGATTGACCAGGTTCCTTTATCGCACGTGCTCATTGTCTCCACGCTGATGTTCTTCATCGGTGCGTACGGTTTTCTTACGCGAAAAAATTTAGTGACGATGTTAATTGGTGTCGAGCTGATGCTCAATGCGGTGAACATCAACTTTGTGGCCTTCGACCGGTACCTGTTCCCATCGGGTATTGACGGCCATTTTTTCGCACTGTTTATCATTGCCATTGCCGCTGCCGAAGCGGCTGTGGCTATTGCCATTTTCATTAACCTGTACCGTAACATCCGCTCCATTGATGTGGAAGAAGTTGACAAAATGAAATATTAA
- a CDS encoding serine hydrolase encodes MINRLALVFCIGLSVTVSAQTNRKIAKIDSVLTYLHQRQLFNGVVLVGERGKAVYKKAFGPADPVTGQALTTSSSFNLASVSKQFYGMMIMILKEQGKLRYDDPVANYFPTFPYPAITIRHLLNQVSGLPEYFELVDRDMNLLDTLTNSMVLDLLATKKPALVFKPGERWEYCNTNYILLGSLVEKLSGMPANRFFSQSIAKPLKLTNTYVYTLKLGRSPAGRVIGFRYEGGKPVINDLNQFDGVVGDGNVYSSAEDLYKWDQALYTEKLVKRATRDEAFTAGKLNSGENHQYGFGWRIDEPGKTVSHTGSWVGFRTLIVRYVDKNQTLIVLSNNTNSTARVVRDIWEDKPYTLPSTHLITNVRIINGTGLPAFSGSVRIVDDRIADIGNLTPLPGETATDGKGNVLAPGFIDSHSHHDWGLKKNPSCIAATSQGITTIVVGQDGGSKPIDSIQYLLNQQPVSINIATFTGHASLREKAMNGDVLRKSTPEELLVMKDMLKQEMEKGSLGLSTGLEYEPAFYASRDEVIELAKISAAYNGRYISHIRSEDVHIDRALEELIDIGRQASIPVQISHFKIALRSKWGSSVSLLALLQQARQHGVTVTADVYPYSMWGSTPRVLFPKKDFTSLAAARYATTELFDPSASVMAWFPPNKAYEGKTITDIGKLNNEDAAIALLRIIREGEAAGESGYIVATSMNEADIKNFLLWEYSSICSDGSIDGHPRGHGAFTRVLGRYVREQNLMPLEKAVYKMTGLPAQNLGIKGRGLIQPGYFADLVLFNPETVMDNATIENPSALSAGVEMVWVNGEPVYQNQRAVNNYPGVLVKR; translated from the coding sequence ATGATAAACCGACTTGCCCTTGTTTTTTGTATTGGATTATCAGTAACCGTATCGGCACAAACCAACAGGAAGATTGCAAAAATTGATTCTGTATTAACATACCTCCACCAGCGGCAACTGTTTAACGGAGTGGTGCTGGTAGGTGAGAGAGGTAAAGCAGTATACAAAAAAGCTTTCGGACCGGCCGATCCGGTAACCGGCCAGGCGTTAACTACTTCCTCTTCGTTTAATCTTGCTTCGGTATCCAAACAGTTTTACGGCATGATGATCATGATACTGAAAGAACAAGGTAAACTACGATATGATGATCCCGTTGCAAACTATTTTCCAACGTTCCCTTATCCGGCCATAACTATCCGGCATTTGCTTAACCAGGTTTCCGGTTTGCCTGAATATTTTGAATTGGTTGATCGCGACATGAACCTGCTCGATACGCTTACCAACAGCATGGTGCTTGATTTACTGGCAACCAAGAAACCCGCGTTGGTTTTTAAACCGGGTGAACGTTGGGAGTACTGCAACACCAATTACATCCTGCTGGGTTCACTGGTTGAAAAACTATCAGGTATGCCGGCCAACCGGTTTTTCAGTCAGTCAATTGCAAAGCCATTGAAGTTAACCAACACGTATGTGTATACGCTGAAGTTGGGCAGGAGTCCTGCCGGCCGTGTAATTGGTTTTCGTTACGAAGGAGGCAAGCCGGTAATCAACGACCTGAATCAGTTTGATGGTGTTGTTGGCGATGGTAATGTGTATTCTTCTGCTGAGGATTTATATAAGTGGGACCAGGCTTTATATACTGAAAAGCTGGTAAAACGAGCAACGCGCGATGAAGCATTTACAGCAGGGAAACTGAATTCGGGGGAAAACCACCAGTACGGATTCGGCTGGCGGATTGATGAGCCAGGAAAAACTGTTTCGCATACCGGAAGCTGGGTAGGGTTTCGCACCTTGATTGTTCGGTATGTTGATAAAAATCAAACACTTATTGTCTTATCGAATAATACAAATAGTACTGCCCGCGTGGTGCGCGACATTTGGGAAGATAAACCATACACACTTCCATCCACCCATTTGATTACCAATGTGAGAATCATTAACGGAACAGGGCTTCCGGCATTTAGTGGCAGTGTGCGCATCGTTGACGACCGGATTGCCGACATCGGCAACCTGACACCGCTGCCCGGTGAAACTGCTACCGATGGAAAAGGAAACGTGCTGGCACCCGGCTTTATCGACAGCCACAGTCACCACGATTGGGGCCTGAAGAAAAACCCATCGTGCATTGCAGCCACCAGTCAGGGTATTACTACCATCGTGGTGGGGCAGGATGGCGGCTCAAAACCGATTGACTCCATTCAGTATTTGCTCAATCAACAACCGGTAAGCATTAACATCGCCACGTTTACCGGGCACGCCTCACTACGGGAAAAAGCTATGAACGGTGATGTGCTCCGAAAATCCACACCTGAAGAACTGCTTGTCATGAAAGACATGCTGAAACAGGAAATGGAAAAGGGGTCCCTGGGCCTTTCAACCGGGCTGGAGTATGAACCCGCCTTTTATGCAAGCCGCGATGAAGTAATTGAACTGGCGAAAATTTCTGCAGCATACAACGGCCGGTACATCAGCCACATCCGCAGTGAAGATGTACACATTGACAGGGCGCTTGAAGAATTGATTGATATCGGCCGGCAGGCCAGCATACCCGTGCAGATTTCGCATTTTAAAATAGCGTTGCGAAGCAAATGGGGTAGTTCGGTATCCCTGCTCGCCTTACTTCAGCAAGCGCGCCAGCATGGTGTAACTGTTACAGCCGATGTGTATCCCTACAGCATGTGGGGCTCAACACCGCGGGTGTTGTTTCCTAAAAAAGATTTTACCAGCCTGGCCGCTGCGCGTTATGCAACTACTGAATTATTTGATCCGTCCGCATCGGTAATGGCCTGGTTTCCGCCCAACAAAGCGTATGAAGGAAAAACAATTACGGATATTGGAAAACTAAACAATGAAGATGCAGCCATAGCCTTACTGCGCATCATCCGCGAAGGGGAAGCTGCCGGGGAGAGCGGTTACATTGTGGCCACATCCATGAACGAAGCCGATATTAAAAATTTTTTACTATGGGAATACAGCAGCATTTGTTCTGATGGCTCAATTGATGGCCATCCGCGCGGACATGGCGCCTTTACACGGGTTCTTGGCCGGTATGTGCGCGAGCAAAACCTGATGCCGCTGGAAAAAGCAGTGTATAAAATGACGGGGCTACCGGCACAGAATCTGGGTATTAAAGGCCGCGGCCTGATTCAGCCCGGGTACTTTGCTGATCTTGTTTTATTCAATCCGGAAACCGTTATGGATAACGCTACCATTGAAAACCCATCGGCACTATCTGCTGGTGTGGAGATGGTTTGGGTAAATGGTGAGCCGGTGTACCAAAACCAACGGGCAGTTAATAATTATCCGGGCGTATTGGTGAAGCGCTGA
- a CDS encoding translation initiation factor gives MTKKNNWKQREGIVYSTNNNFQYETRTVYEPGTLPPQQQQLRVLLDKSGRAGKTVTLVTGFVGKVADLEALGKLLKGQCGVGGSVKDGEILLQGDQRDKLVTLLTKSGYKVKRIG, from the coding sequence ATGACTAAGAAAAACAATTGGAAACAACGGGAGGGAATTGTGTACTCTACCAACAACAATTTTCAGTACGAAACCCGTACTGTGTACGAACCCGGCACCCTTCCGCCTCAGCAACAACAGCTACGCGTGCTGCTCGACAAAAGCGGGCGTGCCGGCAAAACCGTTACCCTTGTTACCGGGTTTGTTGGTAAAGTAGCTGACCTGGAGGCCCTTGGAAAACTACTTAAAGGCCAGTGTGGCGTTGGCGGTTCGGTAAAAGACGGTGAAATTCTTTTGCAGGGCGACCAGCGCGATAAACTGGTAACCCTGCTTACTAAAAGCGGGTATAAAGTGAAACGCATCGGCTGA
- a CDS encoding DnaJ domain-containing protein, translating to MEDYYRVLGVSRSAQPAEIKRAYRKLVQQLHPDVNPDPHAQELIKLVNEAYDVLGDQAKRSEYDYRLENPFTQTVEPPVPSHRDPRYRGNGAYRPPQPKGPTQRDLMINALLFLRPVAIAGCLLFALLVADYFLPPRQAVETLVKFRNEAFRRGWQDYLVTNTGREVKIAVEDVQALPVSSQMVFTESAIFNILMKVQTTDGTLVITNLGSLYGNFIFVPVLLVVASVLWILGLGSLEFRFNLGIISVFLIIFTIILIFVS from the coding sequence ATGGAAGACTATTACCGGGTATTAGGAGTTTCGCGTTCCGCCCAGCCGGCTGAAATCAAACGGGCTTACCGGAAGCTTGTCCAGCAGTTGCATCCCGATGTAAATCCTGACCCGCATGCACAGGAACTGATAAAATTGGTTAACGAGGCCTATGATGTGTTGGGTGACCAAGCAAAGCGGAGTGAATACGACTACCGGTTGGAAAATCCGTTCACCCAAACTGTTGAACCGCCTGTTCCTTCACATCGTGATCCCCGCTATCGGGGCAATGGTGCATACCGGCCGCCACAACCGAAGGGACCAACCCAACGCGACCTCATGATCAATGCACTGCTATTCCTCAGGCCGGTGGCCATTGCGGGATGCCTGCTTTTTGCATTGCTGGTGGCGGATTACTTTCTGCCCCCCAGGCAAGCTGTTGAAACACTGGTGAAATTTCGTAATGAAGCGTTCAGGCGCGGGTGGCAGGATTACCTCGTTACCAATACAGGCAGAGAAGTGAAGATTGCGGTTGAAGACGTGCAGGCGTTACCTGTTAGTTCACAAATGGTGTTTACTGAATCGGCCATCTTCAACATATTGATGAAAGTTCAAACCACAGACGGAACCCTTGTGATTACCAACCTGGGTTCGTTATACGGTAATTTTATTTTTGTTCCGGTTTTACTGGTGGTTGCCAGTGTGCTGTGGATTTTAGGCCTCGGTAGCTTAGAGTTCAGGTTTAATCTGGGTATTATTAGTGTGTTCCTTATTATTTTTACCATAATACTGATTTTCGTTTCGTAA
- the nuoL gene encoding NADH-quinone oxidoreductase subunit L, producing the protein MNPTLTILIILLPFAAFVINGLLSDKLPHKAAGWLAVIAIGISTFLSWQSAANYFSQFGPYIKQLAFNITWLRFTDALQIDMGILLDPISVMMLVVITTISLMVFLYSLGYMHGEKGFVRYFAFLSLFSFSMLGLVVATNLFQLYMFWELVGVSSYLLIGYYYDKPEAVAAAKKAFIVTRFADFGFLVGILIISYYTGTFDFITITNPANPAIASITGISFMGISVLTWALVLIFMGGAGKSAMFPLHIWLPDAMEGPTPVSALIHAATMVVAGVFLVARMFPVFVFHAPVALDVVAFIGAFTLLFAAIIACTQTDIKRILAFSTMSQIGYMMLAIGVSGYGQEGLGFTASMFHLFTHAFFKALLFLGAGSIIHAVHANDIREMGGLRKYQPVTHILFLIACLAIAGIPPFAGFFSKDEILTATLASNPVYFIMATLAAALTAFYMFRLYFLVFWNNDRTYEHTPHESPAGMLVPMGILAIGSITAGFIPFGNYVTSDGNPLETPLHLNVAVISVTAAVAGIAAAWLFYKKKSETPDKIASSLGGLYQTIYRKFYIDEIYVFITKRIIFNLVSRPLAWFDRHIIDGFMDFTAAATNWISLHIREFQSGQLQKYAYIFLSGVILIVLVVLYSHR; encoded by the coding sequence ATGAATCCGACCCTGACCATACTCATCATCCTGTTGCCCTTCGCGGCCTTTGTTATTAACGGTTTGCTGAGCGATAAACTTCCGCACAAAGCAGCCGGGTGGCTTGCGGTAATTGCCATCGGTATCTCAACCTTTCTTTCATGGCAATCTGCGGCTAACTACTTTTCACAATTCGGGCCATACATCAAACAGCTTGCCTTCAACATAACCTGGCTCCGGTTTACCGATGCGTTGCAGATTGACATGGGCATCCTGCTCGACCCGATTTCGGTGATGATGCTGGTGGTAATCACCACCATATCGCTGATGGTGTTTTTGTACAGCCTGGGTTACATGCACGGTGAGAAGGGTTTTGTGCGATACTTCGCGTTTCTTTCCTTATTCAGCTTCAGTATGCTGGGGTTGGTGGTGGCTACCAACCTGTTTCAACTGTATATGTTCTGGGAACTGGTGGGCGTTTCATCCTACCTGCTTATAGGTTACTATTACGACAAACCCGAAGCGGTTGCTGCGGCTAAAAAGGCGTTCATCGTAACCCGCTTTGCCGACTTCGGTTTTCTTGTGGGCATCCTTATCATTTCGTATTACACCGGCACGTTTGATTTTATTACAATTACCAATCCTGCAAATCCGGCCATCGCTTCCATTACCGGCATATCCTTTATGGGCATTTCGGTACTTACCTGGGCGCTGGTGCTGATTTTTATGGGCGGGGCAGGTAAATCGGCTATGTTTCCGTTGCACATCTGGCTACCCGATGCGATGGAAGGCCCAACACCTGTATCGGCACTAATCCATGCTGCTACCATGGTGGTGGCCGGTGTGTTTCTGGTGGCCCGCATGTTCCCGGTATTTGTATTCCATGCACCGGTTGCACTGGATGTAGTTGCCTTTATCGGAGCCTTCACCTTGTTGTTTGCCGCCATTATTGCCTGCACGCAAACCGATATTAAGCGGATACTCGCGTTCTCCACCATGTCGCAAATCGGGTACATGATGCTTGCCATCGGTGTTTCCGGTTACGGCCAGGAAGGGCTTGGGTTTACGGCCTCTATGTTTCACCTGTTTACGCACGCCTTCTTCAAAGCGCTGCTGTTTCTTGGTGCCGGTTCCATCATCCATGCGGTGCATGCGAATGATATCCGGGAAATGGGCGGGTTGCGGAAGTATCAGCCGGTAACGCACATTTTATTTCTCATTGCGTGCCTGGCCATTGCAGGTATTCCGCCTTTTGCAGGATTTTTCAGTAAGGATGAAATTCTTACCGCCACACTGGCTTCAAATCCCGTTTACTTTATCATGGCCACACTCGCTGCGGCACTTACTGCTTTCTATATGTTCAGATTGTACTTCCTGGTATTCTGGAACAACGATCGTACTTATGAACATACCCCGCATGAATCGCCTGCCGGTATGCTGGTACCAATGGGTATTCTTGCCATTGGATCAATCACTGCAGGATTTATACCGTTCGGAAACTATGTTACTTCAGATGGAAACCCGCTGGAAACACCTCTTCATCTGAACGTGGCTGTTATTTCCGTAACCGCAGCAGTAGCCGGAATTGCCGCTGCATGGTTATTCTATAAAAAGAAATCAGAAACACCGGACAAAATCGCTTCTTCCCTTGGCGGATTGTATCAAACGATTTACCGGAAGTTCTACATTGATGAAATCTATGTTTTTATTACAAAGCGGATAATCTTCAACCTGGTATCCCGACCGCTGGCCTGGTTCGACCGGCACATTATTGACGGCTTTATGGATTTTACGGCCGCAGCCACCAATTGGATCTCTCTTCATATCAGGGAATTTCAATCGGGACAGTTGCAGAAATATGCGTACATCTTTTTATCGGGTGTTATTTTAATTGTATTGGTTGTACTGTATTCACATAGGTAA
- a CDS encoding NADH-quinone oxidoreductase subunit J, whose protein sequence is MGTSALLFYLLSAVMILSAIAAITARRILRAAVYLLFALGGTAAIYFMVDYYFLAAVQLIVYAGGIVVLIIFSILLTTHINEKLELPRWSKIAATFTLTAVGFTITIYVLTHHPFAAGTGTLVDATVGLIGERMLAYNAGGYVLPFEVISILLLAALVGAIVIAKRNPPAA, encoded by the coding sequence ATGGGAACCAGCGCACTCTTATTTTATCTGCTATCAGCCGTCATGATCCTGTCGGCCATAGCCGCAATTACGGCCCGCAGAATTTTGCGTGCTGCCGTTTACCTGTTGTTCGCACTGGGAGGCACGGCTGCCATCTACTTTATGGTTGATTACTATTTTCTGGCAGCCGTTCAGCTGATTGTGTATGCTGGCGGTATTGTGGTGCTGATTATCTTCTCCATCCTGCTCACCACCCATATCAATGAGAAACTGGAGCTTCCCCGCTGGAGCAAGATTGCCGCAACCTTTACGCTGACAGCGGTGGGATTTACTATCACAATTTATGTACTTACTCACCACCCCTTTGCAGCAGGCACGGGCACTTTAGTAGATGCCACCGTGGGCCTGATTGGTGAACGTATGCTGGCGTATAATGCCGGAGGATATGTGCTGCCCTTTGAGGTAATCAGCATCTTGTTATTGGCTGCACTGGTAGGCGCCATTGTTATTGCTAAACGAAATCCGCCCGCAGCATGA
- a CDS encoding NADH-quinone oxidoreductase subunit N, which yields MTWNELLLMRHEWALIGLALVLIILEIGVSDEQKSRINVVACLLMAAVALFGFWPAESGSIFGGMYITDPLRMLMKNILNIGVLIIFLQSNVWLGKAGMKSRITEFYLLLVSSLIGVNYMISAGHFLMFYLGLELLTIPIAALAAYEQYQSKSAEAGIKLILSSAFSSAILLFGLSMLYGATGNLYFADFSLSDSLLTILGFIFFFSGLAFKISIVPFHLWTADVYEGSPTNVTSYLSVISKGSAVFLLVILLFTLFRTIQPVWQEVLYATAIVTMTIGNLFAIRQQNLKRFLAFSSIAQAGFMLLGVINGDTLGMATVVYFVLVYVFSNLAAFGVVQAVEQASGKLNIDDYNGFYKTNPLLSLTMMLALFSLAGIPPLAGFFGKFFLFTAVAESGFYTLLLIAVLNTVISLYYYLLVVKAMFINKNDSPVPVITSDGAMRISLILSVAGIVILGFYSPVFDYINELCKSF from the coding sequence ATGACCTGGAACGAACTTTTACTGATGCGACACGAATGGGCCCTGATCGGGCTGGCCCTGGTGCTGATTATTCTTGAGATTGGAGTTTCCGATGAACAGAAAAGCAGGATAAATGTTGTTGCCTGCCTGCTGATGGCTGCGGTTGCCCTGTTTGGATTTTGGCCCGCTGAAAGCGGAAGTATTTTTGGCGGAATGTACATTACCGATCCCTTGCGCATGCTGATGAAAAACATCCTGAACATCGGGGTGCTGATTATTTTTCTGCAAAGCAACGTGTGGCTGGGTAAGGCCGGCATGAAAAGCCGGATAACAGAATTTTACCTGCTGCTGGTTTCAAGTTTGATTGGTGTAAACTACATGATTTCGGCAGGACACTTCCTGATGTTTTACCTCGGGCTTGAGTTGCTCACTATTCCGATAGCTGCACTGGCTGCTTATGAACAATACCAGAGCAAATCGGCCGAAGCGGGCATCAAACTTATTTTGTCATCGGCATTTTCATCGGCCATTCTTTTATTTGGGCTATCCATGCTGTATGGGGCAACCGGCAATTTATATTTTGCCGATTTCTCCCTAAGTGATTCACTGCTTACCATCCTGGGTTTTATTTTCTTCTTTTCCGGTTTGGCCTTTAAAATCAGCATTGTGCCCTTTCACCTGTGGACGGCCGATGTATATGAAGGAAGCCCCACCAATGTTACTTCGTACCTGTCGGTTATTTCAAAGGGTTCAGCTGTGTTTTTACTGGTTATCCTCCTGTTCACATTGTTCCGTACGATTCAACCCGTATGGCAGGAAGTATTGTATGCCACGGCCATCGTCACCATGACCATCGGTAACCTGTTTGCCATCCGCCAGCAAAACCTGAAACGTTTCCTGGCATTTTCGTCTATAGCACAAGCCGGTTTTATGCTGCTGGGCGTTATCAATGGTGATACCCTGGGGATGGCCACTGTTGTTTACTTTGTACTTGTTTACGTGTTCAGTAACCTGGCTGCTTTTGGCGTGGTACAGGCGGTAGAACAGGCTTCAGGAAAACTAAACATTGATGATTACAACGGATTTTATAAAACCAACCCGCTGCTGAGCCTGACCATGATGCTTGCGCTGTTTTCGCTGGCCGGCATACCACCCCTGGCTGGCTTTTTCGGTAAGTTCTTTTTATTCACGGCTGTTGCCGAAAGCGGCTTTTACACCTTGCTATTGATAGCGGTACTGAATACGGTAATATCGCTTTACTACTACCTGCTGGTGGTTAAGGCCATGTTCATCAACAAAAACGATTCGCCTGTGCCTGTCATCACCAGCGATGGGGCTATGCGAATTTCGCTTATACTTTCTGTAGCCGGTATTGTAATATTGGGTTTTTACAGCCCGGTGTTTGATTACATTAACGAACTTTGTAAATCCTTCTGA
- a CDS encoding OsmC family protein, producing the protein MTYTHAYTVNLRWDAERKGTLYSDELDQNLSVATPPPFPKGMEKIWSPEHLFTAAVSSCLMTTFLAIAENSKLAFERFACKATGKLDQAEGKYRMTEVLLEPELVIIREEDYARAERILQKSEAACLITNSINSKVEMKPVIKVLKPV; encoded by the coding sequence ATGACGTACACACATGCTTATACCGTAAACCTGCGCTGGGATGCGGAGCGGAAAGGGACTCTTTATTCTGATGAACTTGATCAGAACCTCTCCGTAGCTACCCCCCCGCCCTTTCCGAAAGGCATGGAAAAAATCTGGTCGCCCGAACATTTGTTTACTGCCGCAGTAAGCAGTTGCCTGATGACGACTTTTCTGGCTATTGCCGAAAACTCAAAACTGGCGTTTGAACGTTTCGCGTGTAAGGCAACCGGCAAACTGGACCAGGCTGAGGGCAAATACCGGATGACGGAGGTGCTGCTGGAGCCGGAACTGGTTATTATCCGTGAAGAGGATTATGCACGGGCCGAACGGATTTTGCAAAAATCAGAAGCAGCCTGTTTAATCACCAATTCTATCAACTCAAAGGTGGAAATGAAACCGGTGATTAAAGTACTGAAACCGGTCTGA